The sequence below is a genomic window from Sparus aurata chromosome 6, fSpaAur1.1, whole genome shotgun sequence.
TTATGCAGATGGCAAGACAAGAGAGGGTCCAGACTTCATAGGTCGAGTCTCACATTTTCAAGATCAACTGAAGAACGGCGACGCCTCCATAAAGATCACAAGAACAAAGATGGACCGACAGCGGGAACTACAGCTGCATTTTTCCAGATCTTCAGAGTCAAACATCATCATTGagcttgttgttggtgagtGCTTTCATTAAACAGTTAAAGATGTCGCTCATTTACTGCTGTGACTGGTTCCAGAGTCCCAGATGGACTTTTGTTCCGTGGTCAGAATCCACATCTGGCAGGGCCTCgagcccacagagctgcagccacaTCTGGAGAGACGACCTCTGTATCAAACATGCTGATATcagagacacactgcagatTATGTCTCTCTGTACAATGAAGCTTCAGCCGTCTGTAGGAGATGAAATATGACTTTTACACAGTATTACCTGTCTGTTTCAAAACTAtctaacatgtgtttgttttgcctttCAGATCAAGTCTTAAAAGACAGAAGCAATGAAAACATCCCAGGTGAGTCCTGATTCTGATGACGTCTGTTGATCTGAACCTCTGTGTGTCATTCTGCTGTGTTACACATCTTGAGACAACAAcatctgttcagtttgtgtcaGTGTTAAAGATTTACACTAAAAACTGCCTTTATATTCTATTTATAATGACAgtgaatattgtaaatattgtgctTTGATTACATTCAAAATTATTCACGCTCAATATTTCAGTTTATCAGGTGACATAGATAAAATTAACCAGTCTCATTAAACAGCTCAGGAATTAATCTTCATGAAGGTTTAATCAGATTTAGTTTAACTTGTTTGGAGATGTTGATTCAGTCTTATTGTCAGTTTGGTGACtgtagtttgtgtttctttaaaactgTATTGTCTGTGAAGTCCACCATCGTTtgaaagaaacacatttaaaaaaacagtgcaaTGTTTCACAGCCTTCTCTTGGTTGCTGAGCAGATCAACACACTGTATGACTAATTTGCATTCCGAACACATATTTCATATGTTTCTTATGAAGATTCagtgtttaatttttttaattgttgctCGTTAAATTTAGCcgaaatatactgtatatgtgcgCCATGATCCGCCAAAttagaagaaataaaaatgttatcatcCTTTCAAACAATCCTGGAGGATTTGACGCTGTTGTCTTCACTGTTATCTGATAATTTATAAGGCCGATACATGTTGTGAAtcacttttattatttcttctcATGATGTTAACAGGTGCAGCTCCAAAGCCGTCCGTCACAATTCTTGCTGGAACAAATGACTggtctctgctgcagtgtgaagctCATGGTGATCCACTTCCTACAGTAGAGTGGAAGGACAGTGATAACAACACTCTTAATGCTGATACACCTCAGATCTCAGAGAGAGGAGGTCGATCATACATCACTGTCAACGTTACTGTGACCAAGACCGACACCTACAGCTGTGTGGCTACGCAGTTGCAACACAGCCACAGGATTGCGACTAATATTTATGTGCACTTGGCAGGTCAGTAGTATTTGaatattaaaacaattattCATGTGTTTGAAAAACTTTAATGAGTTCAGACTGAACACACAGGTCATCAGCTCAAAGTCTgttgatgatgaaaatgtttcaaacagaAGAAGCGTCGagaattaaaacagaaaaagtagATAAATGTGTTCTGGATGTAAATAAGAAGAAGTTCATGTTTGTGCTGCTGAAACATTCACTGTAAAAACTCTCCAGCTGTTAAATTAACTGGAATGAAATCAACTTTTGTGTTCAGTCTGAATTCACCTTTAAGGATCATTTCCATCATGAATTATTGTCTGTATGTTGGATATGACGACGTCCagctgtgatgatacatgactaCAATCTGAACACAGACACTTGATTCATGTGTTCATTTAGTTGATGAATGAGAGAAACTTTGAGTCCTGAAACACATCTGAGCTCCGTCTCCTGGAGTCACACTGGAGCTGCTTCTGGTTCTGATGTCACaggatcttcatcactgaatcTTTTTCTCAGTGACATAAAAGAATGATGTTGGTACCGGGCTCAGGTCCACTGAGGAGCTCAGACTGAAAGTGCTCCTGAACTCTGAGCCTCCTTTTCTGTCAAGTTTGTGGCTCCTTTCCAGTTGAGAGGCAGTTTCCACAAACGAGGCCTGTAGTGAAGCTCCACAGCTGCCTCTTCTGCCTGCTTCTAAACAGAAGATAATCTGACATGACGCTGATCTGAAGTGATGAGTTATGATGAGAGATAATAACAACATGAgtcattaaacatcatcacaggTTTTAACTCACAGTTAGGCTATTGCAGTTTGTACAGAAGGTGCGCTCGATTTGtttacccagctgtccaggaattATATTAGTATCATtattagtatttcgtgcgcacattatacctacttcgtggccacaatttagttttttgtggCCACGAATTAGTAGTACGTGCGcacgttatagctatattgAGGccacaatttacatttttttttgaccatgtcatgtctggggctccgtacaaaacagatcctctaccacccaaatcacattaacgacgtacagtagcggctccgctgtcttcatcttccagctgcagctggacaacctggttttgcagaatattgtgggagagctgcagtttcagtgttaaaactgataaacagcTGTCTGTGGTCtcatatgggctgtggcaatcatttagaaaaataatagcttgcagcaacatatttaaaaaaaaaaaaaaaaaaaagaactatgaactagttcatttttggaacagtgaacttagttcaaaattttgaattatgaactttgaactgaactagttcctttttaaaatgtgtgaactgaactgtgaactagttcatgtagaaaatgaactttcccaacactggatGTGTTTCTGTC
It includes:
- the LOC115583280 gene encoding V-set domain-containing T-cell activation inhibitor 1-like, coding for MELLLLVCLCLLSCSGDAVGVLVEEGSDAVLPCSLNPKVDLTGQVFDWKKDGQDVFMHYADGKTREGPDFIGRVSHFQDQLKNGDASIKITRTKMDRQRELQLHFSRSSESNIIIELVVGAAPKPSVTILAGTNDWSLLQCEAHGDPLPTVEWKDSDNNTLNADTPQISERGGRSYITVNVTVTKTDTYSCVATQLQHSHRIATNIYVHLAGAAPEPVPPPKSGSNAGLVTIIVVLIILLVVIGGLYIRQCIKKH